One window of the Candidatus Zixiibacteriota bacterium genome contains the following:
- a CDS encoding Ornithine cyclodeaminase encodes MPLLLTREDVVHLLNMSDCMTVVEKAFAEMASGTAVLPLRIGITPPDGLSLYMPAYLRQMGALACKVVTVYKSNPARHKLPTTIGKVLLQNPETGEVVAIMDGGFLTAVRTGAVSGVATKYLARADVGQVAGIFGAGVQAKMQLWAVAEARKLHQALVYDISPEAIEGFIKEMSHKLNLEIFPADSPRQILAEADIICTATSSATPLFDGTQMRPGTHINGIGSHTANARELDTEIIRRSRIVADSYEACLKEAGDIMIPIQEGVITKEQMYAELGEIIIGKKPGRGNASEITIFKSNGLAIQDAAAAKLVYDKAKKAGVGKEVVI; translated from the coding sequence ATGCCGCTTCTCTTAACCCGCGAAGATGTCGTTCATTTGCTCAATATGTCCGATTGCATGACCGTGGTGGAAAAGGCGTTCGCCGAGATGGCGTCAGGGACGGCGGTACTGCCGCTTCGGATCGGTATCACGCCGCCGGACGGTCTTTCGCTTTATATGCCGGCCTATTTAAGACAGATGGGAGCGCTGGCGTGCAAGGTCGTGACGGTCTATAAAAGCAATCCCGCCCGGCACAAACTGCCGACCACGATCGGCAAAGTGTTGCTTCAGAATCCGGAGACCGGCGAAGTGGTCGCGATCATGGACGGCGGCTTTCTGACGGCGGTCCGGACCGGGGCGGTCAGCGGGGTCGCCACGAAATATCTGGCGCGGGCCGATGTCGGGCAGGTGGCCGGTATTTTCGGCGCCGGGGTGCAGGCCAAGATGCAACTCTGGGCGGTGGCCGAGGCAAGGAAACTGCATCAGGCCCTAGTATATGATATTTCACCCGAGGCGATTGAAGGATTTATCAAGGAGATGAGTCATAAACTGAATCTGGAAATTTTCCCGGCTGATTCGCCGCGGCAGATTCTGGCCGAGGCCGATATCATCTGCACGGCGACATCATCGGCGACGCCTTTGTTCGACGGCACGCAGATGCGGCCGGGGACGCATATCAACGGTATCGGCAGTCACACCGCCAATGCCCGGGAACTCGATACCGAGATAATAAGGCGGTCGAGAATCGTGGCCGATTCGTACGAGGCCTGCCTGAAAGAGGCCGGGGATATCATGATTCCGATTCAGGAGGGGGTAATCACCAAAGAGCAGATGTACGCCGAACTGGGGGAGATAATTATCGGCAAGAAGCCCGGCCGGGGAAATGCTTCGGAAATTACAATATTTAAATCGAATGGTCTGGCGATACAGGATGCGGCGGCGGCAAAACTGGTGTATGATAAGGCGAAAAAGGCCGGGGTGGGGAAAGAGGTGGTGATCTAG
- a CDS encoding GCN5-related N-acetyltransferase → MIKIRQIREEDAENFLAMLKMLDNETTFMMYEPGERTTTIEQQQERIREILSKDYQATFVAEDDGWIVGYLAARGGELSRIRHRTYIVVGIIKEFRGRGVGKKLFDEMEKWARAKKMHRLELTVMVSNERGIRLYQKMGFEFEGVRKDSMLVEGEYIDEYNMFKLLD, encoded by the coding sequence ATGATCAAAATCAGGCAGATCAGGGAAGAGGACGCGGAGAATTTCCTGGCCATGCTCAAAATGCTTGATAATGAGACAACCTTCATGATGTATGAGCCGGGAGAAAGAACCACCACCATCGAACAACAACAAGAACGAATCCGCGAAATATTAAGTAAAGATTACCAGGCGACATTCGTGGCCGAGGATGACGGCTGGATTGTCGGGTATCTGGCGGCCCGGGGAGGGGAACTCAGCCGGATCCGGCACAGGACCTATATCGTGGTCGGGATAATCAAAGAGTTTCGGGGGCGGGGGGTCGGCAAGAAATTATTTGATGAGATGGAGAAATGGGCGCGCGCGAAAAAAATGCACCGTCTGGAACTGACGGTCATGGTCAGCAACGAGCGGGGGATCCGGCTGTATCAGAAAATGGGATTCGAGTTCGAAGGGGTCAGAAAGGATTCGATGCTGGTGGAGGGGGAATATATCGACGAATACAATATGTTCAAGTTGCTGGATTAA
- a CDS encoding hypothetical protein (Evidence 5 : Unknown function) — translation MKNRSLQIIIFLFFSGIALTLACSLAPGNVKSKLAEWRKGVWISGEGTYTIYTDNHYFVISFEGDTLRPNIYCGASQIAFTDKGTARKQVIRLRQNPGSTMNLFRELARQSDSTETPLAYDSTLFKPGACNIKDGVIYDAVTEVAADYILLSTCNGDKEKIYSNGVSVYLPAGGGEFNSYRIEKF, via the coding sequence ATGAAGAACCGCTCACTGCAAATAATTATTTTTTTGTTCTTTTCGGGAATTGCCTTGACTCTTGCCTGCAGCCTGGCGCCGGGTAATGTCAAAAGCAAATTAGCCGAATGGCGGAAAGGGGTCTGGATTAGCGGGGAGGGGACCTATACCATATATACAGACAATCATTATTTCGTGATTTCTTTCGAGGGTGACACCCTCAGGCCCAATATATATTGCGGGGCCTCGCAAATCGCTTTTACCGATAAGGGAACGGCCCGAAAGCAAGTTATCAGACTTCGCCAGAATCCCGGTTCGACCATGAATCTCTTCCGGGAGCTGGCACGTCAATCCGACAGCACCGAAACTCCCCTGGCCTACGACAGTACCTTGTTCAAGCCGGGAGCGTGCAATATAAAAGACGGCGTTATTTATGACGCGGTCACCGAAGTTGCCGCCGATTATATTCTTTTATCCACGTGCAATGGCGACAAAGAGAAGATTTATTCCAATGGCGTATCGGTCTACCTTCCGGCGGGCGGAGGAGAATTTAATTCTTATCGTATTGAAAAATTCTGA
- a CDS encoding putative transport protein (Evidence 3 : Putative function from multiple computational evidences) translates to MKSDSARASARAAIIVASVSSFIGPFMSSSVNVALPTIGQTFSMGPVLLGWINTTYLLSAAAFLIPFGRLGDIYGRKKIYIWGLFILLFSSLLIGASVSASMIIACRVLQGLAAAMIFSSVIPILVSVVEPHRRGHALGIASAATYIGLSAGPFLGGFVTQLLGWRYIFWIIVPFALILLAMTFALLKGEWAEAHGEKFDLLGSAILGLALFATMYGFSTLPEPSAWIFLIVGVLTLLLFIYFEQRTVHPVFNIDLFRRNIPFAFSNLAALINYAATFAVAFLLSLYLQNVKGLKPEIAGLVLVAQPVMMALFSPLSGKMSDKIEPRIIASIGMAISMIGLAMMIFLGSATGLVYVIACLVVLGFGFGLFSSPNINAVMSSVDRQVYGVASATLSTMRQVGMMFSMGIVMMTMSVMIGKAEITPESAGAFVTSLRISFGIFVGLCFLGIFASLARGNLKRN, encoded by the coding sequence GTTCTTTTATCGGGCCGTTTATGTCCTCGTCGGTCAATGTCGCTCTGCCCACGATAGGCCAGACCTTTTCGATGGGCCCGGTTCTTCTCGGCTGGATCAACACCACCTACCTTCTTTCGGCGGCGGCTTTTCTGATTCCCTTCGGGCGGCTGGGCGATATCTATGGCCGCAAGAAAATTTATATCTGGGGTCTCTTTATTTTATTGTTTTCCTCGCTTCTTATCGGTGCCTCCGTTTCTGCTTCCATGATCATTGCCTGCCGGGTTCTGCAGGGATTGGCCGCGGCGATGATTTTCTCGTCGGTTATCCCGATCCTCGTGTCGGTGGTGGAGCCGCACCGTCGCGGGCACGCCCTCGGAATCGCCAGCGCCGCCACTTATATCGGCCTCTCCGCCGGTCCGTTTTTGGGCGGCTTTGTTACGCAACTGCTTGGCTGGCGGTACATTTTCTGGATAATCGTTCCCTTCGCCCTGATCTTACTGGCCATGACATTCGCCCTTCTAAAAGGAGAATGGGCCGAGGCCCATGGGGAAAAATTCGATCTATTAGGTTCGGCAATTTTGGGCCTCGCTCTTTTCGCCACCATGTACGGCTTCTCCACTCTGCCGGAACCATCGGCCTGGATTTTTCTGATTGTCGGCGTCCTGACCCTGTTGCTCTTTATATACTTTGAGCAGAGGACCGTTCATCCGGTTTTCAATATCGATCTCTTCCGTCGCAACATCCCTTTCGCTTTCTCCAACCTGGCGGCGCTCATCAATTACGCCGCCACTTTTGCGGTCGCTTTTCTCTTGAGTTTGTATCTTCAGAATGTAAAGGGCCTGAAACCGGAAATCGCCGGACTGGTGCTGGTGGCCCAACCCGTCATGATGGCCCTCTTTTCGCCCCTGAGCGGGAAGATGTCGGACAAAATCGAACCCCGCATTATTGCCTCGATCGGCATGGCCATCAGCATGATCGGGCTCGCCATGATGATATTTCTCGGAAGTGCCACCGGTCTTGTTTATGTCATCGCCTGTCTGGTGGTGCTCGGCTTCGGCTTCGGCCTATTCTCCTCGCCCAATATCAACGCCGTCATGAGTTCGGTCGACCGGCAGGTCTACGGTGTCGCCAGCGCCACCTTGAGCACCATGCGTCAGGTCGGGATGATGTTTTCGATGGGGATCGTTATGATGACAATGTCGGTCATGATCGGCAAAGCGGAAATTACCCCCGAAAGCGCCGGGGCCTTTGTCACCAGTTTGAGAATCTCGTTCGGAATTTTTGTCGGGCTCTGCTTTCTTGGAATTTTTGCTTCCCTGGCCCGCGGCAATTTAAAACGAAATTAA